A portion of the Fulvia fulva chromosome 1, complete sequence genome contains these proteins:
- a CDS encoding S-formylglutathione hydrolase — MQGRTFTSLPRVHGASLKVPLHEYRISPNCTACMPLLVRSLLCALPRTCLTTTRWSTLYSIRGAHQIANMSFETTGTINSFGGKLLKLAHKSKVNNCEMKLNLYLPPQASTSKPVPVLFYLAGLTCTGDNGAEKGFLQHKASEKGIAVVYPDTSPRGLQIQGEDDSYDFGSGAGFYVDATKEPWAKGYNMYSYITQELPEQLFASCKELDGKRVSITGHSMGGHGALTLFLKNPGKYRSVSAFAPMTNPSNCPWGEKAFGGYFGDDKSKWAEHDATELLPKYPHDTDILIDVGTSDNFYKQGQLLPEKLEEAAKKAGKKVNVRYQDGYDHSYFFISTFSADHVEHAAKYLLA, encoded by the exons ATGCAGGGAAGAACGTTCACGTCACTGCCCCGCGTGCATGGGGCGAGCCTCAAAGTTCCCCTCCATGAGTACAGAATTTCGCCCAACTGTACAGCTTGCATGCCACTGCTCGTCAGAAGTCTTCTCTGTGCACTGCCTCGCACTTGCCTCACTACTACACGCTGGTCTACTTTGTACAGCATTCGTGGAGCTCACCAAATCGCCAACATGTCTTTCGAAACGACAGGAACGATCAATAGCTTTGGCGGCAAGCTGCTGAAGCTTGCGCACAAG TCTAAAGTCAACAATTGCGAAATGAAGTTGAACCTCTACCTACCGCCCCAAGCAAGCACGTCGAAACCGGTCCCAGTCCTCTTCTACTTGGCTGGCCTGACATGTACCGGTGACAATGGCGCAGAAAAGGGTTTCCTGCAGCACAAGGCTTCGGAAAAGGGCATTGCGGTTGTGTACCCAGACACGAGTCCACGTGGCCTCCAGATCCAGGGCGAGGATGACAGCTACGACTTCGGCAGTGGAGCAGGTTTCTACGTCGATGCCACCAAGGAGCCATGGGCGAAGGGATACAACATGTACAGCTACATCACTCAAGAACTCCCCGAACAACTCTTTGCCAGCTGCAAGGAGCTAGACGGCAAGCGCGTGTCTATTACAGGACACAGCATGGGAGGCCATGGTGCTCTGACTCTGTTCCTGAAGAACCCAGGCAAATATCGATCCGTCTCGGCCTTCGCGCCAATGACGAATCCATCAAACTGTCCTTGGGGCGAGAAGGCGTTTGGTGGCTACTTTGGAGACGACAAGTCTAAGTGGGCTGAGCACGATGCTACAGAGCTCTTGCCCAAGTACCCCCACGACACCGACATCCTCATTGACGTTGGCACTAGCGACAACTTCTACAAGCAAGGACAGTTGCTTCCAGAGAAACTTGAAGAGGCTGCGAAGAAGGCGGGTAAGAAGGTCAATGTGCGCTACCAGGACGGCTACGACCACAGCTACTTCTTCATCAGCACTTTCTCGGCCGACCACGTTGAGCACGCGGCGAAGTACCTGCTTGCGTAA
- a CDS encoding DNA-directed RNA polymerases I, II, and III subunit RPABC2, which yields MSDYGGGDDDMRDFGDVEEFDDNLLEEQDAVENYDVEANGDMEVDPSDANQNAQLNSTDYTDPNNVVTSGDPSANPNTVKSVKSKKIAQENRTTTPYMTKYERARVLGTRALQISMGAPVLVDVESETDPLQIALKELREKKIPLVVRRYLPDGFYEDWTCEELL from the exons ATGTCCGACTACGGAGGCGGCGACGATGACATGCGGGACTTTGGAGACGTCGA GGAGTTCGACGACAATCTCCTCGAGGAACAAGATGCGGTAGAGAACTACGATGTGGAGGCGAATG GCGATATGGAGGTCGACCCGAGCGATGCCAACCAGAACGCACAACTGAACAGCACCGACTACACCGATCCGAACAACGTAGTGACCTCTGGCGACCCATCCGCGAATCCAAACACAGTGAAGAGTGTCAAGAGCAAGAAGATCGCGCAAGAAAACAGGACCACAACGCCATACATGACCAAGTATGAGCGTGCAAGAGTGCTGGGCACACGAGCACTTCAGATCAG TATGGGAGCCCCCGTCCTGGTCGATGTAGAGTCGGAGACAGACCCGTTGCAGATCGCGCTGAAAGAGCTCCGTGAGAAGAAAATCCCCCTGGTCGTACGGAGGTATCTGCCGGACGGATTCTACGAGGACTGGACTTGCGAGGAActgctatag
- a CDS encoding Efflux pump terJ encodes MTSAADIPASKSDDSDTGARHLAPQAGSYDHEGDSEEAQLGRLGRQRPPQLGSLWKEIAFVFAITVSQLQNEYFVSGFTILLPTVAQALDIPAASQTWPASAFSLAVASFLLPFGRLGDMYGGYPMYIGGCTWYLVWSIIAGFARSELMLVQQPIYQRDFRCWERCIVPGLARIWSFRFFSAGVAGEYATWRWYFWIGAMLIALTTLAAFYSIPSDIEEHNVTIVGGLVLVVFAITDSAHSSWASPLILTTFLIGIALLGIAVYVEGWVVEEPRLPFDLFQHRYLRPLILGLLFMYGTLGIYLLYVTLYSMNVLNTSPMQLVAWYVPHGTIEILLAIFGGMVLHTLSPRILMFVTGVAIMIESLLFALAPVDASYWRWIFIPMILSTVAVDFIFNVFNIYFSTQLPARQQGLAGSLSNATMQLGIALMLGFAAIITTGTAHQGLRKSYQNVFWFNLACGATALAIFMAFVRTIVPRVISLRMRRRNSRGRLLTTDSSFRGFA; translated from the exons ATGACTTCAGCAGCAGACATCCCAGCCTCCAAAAGCGATGACAGCGACACGGGCGCTCGCCACCTTGCTCCCCAAGCAGGTTCCTATGATCATGAAGGCGACTCCGAAGAAGCACAACTCGGAAGACTGGGCCGCCAACGACCTCCTCAGCTTGGCTCCTTGTGGAAAGAAATCGCCTTCGTCTTTGCCATTACAGTATCGCAGCTGCAAAACGAGTACTTTGTATCGGGCTTCACGATTCTACTCCCTACCGTGGCACAAGCTCTGGACATTCCGGCGGCGTCGCAGACGTGGCCGGCTAGCGCTTTCTCCCTTGCCGTTGCATCGTTTCTGTTACCATTCGGGCGTTTAGGAG ATATGTACGGCGGCTACCCAATGTACATCGGCGGTTGCACCTGGTACCTTGTCTGGTCTATCATCGCAGGCTTCGCGCGCAGTGAGCTCATGTTG GTCCAGCAGCCTATCTACCAGCGGGACTTCAGATGCTGGGAGCGATGTATCGTCCCGGGCCTCGCAAGAATATGGTCTTTTCGATTCTTTTCCGCTGGCGTGGCGGGCGAGTATGCGACGTGGAGATGGTACTTCTGGATTGGTGCCATGCTGATTGCTCTCACCACTCTGGCAGCGTTTTACTCCATCCCGTCGGACATCGAGGAGCACAA TGTGACGATTGTTGGCGGCTTGGTGCTTGTCGTCTTCGCGATCACCGACTCTGCGCACAGCAGCTGGGCCTCACCGTTGATTTTGACGACTTTTCTGATCGGAATTGCCTTGCTGGGAATCGCCGTCTACGTTGAAGGCTGGGTCGTTGAGGAGCCGCGTCTACCCTTCGACCTCTTCCAGCATAGATACTTGCGACCGCTAATCCTGGGACTTCTGTTCATGTACGGAACGCTGGGGATCTACCTGCTCTACGTAACACTTTA CTCCATGAATGTCCTCAACACCAGTCCAATGCAACTCGTTGCATGGTACGTCCCCCATGGGACTATCGAAATCCTCTTAGCAATCTTTGGCGGCATGGTACTCCACACCCTCTCGCCCCGAATTCTGATGTTTGTTACCGGAGTCGCCATCATGATCGAGTCGCTTCTCTTCGCTCTGGCGCCAGTTGATGCTAGCTACTGGCGCTGGATCTTCATACCCATG ATACTATCAACGGTCGCAGTCGACTTCATCTTCAATGTCTTCAATATCTACTTCTCGACCCAGCTACCAGCCCGCCAACAAGGTTTGGCAGGCTCACTCAGCAACGCTACAATGCAGCTCGGTATTGCGCTTATGCTGGGCTTCGCGGCGATTATCACTACGGGAACAGCGCACCAGGGTCTGAGGAAAAGCTATCAGAATGTTTTCTGGTTCAACTTGGCTTGCGGTGCCACAGCGCTGGCCATCTTCATGGCATTTGTGAGAACGATCGTGCCAAGAGTGATCTCACTGCGGATGAGAAGGAGGAACTCGAGAGGGCGACTGCTGACGACCGATAGCAGTTTCCGCGGATTTGCCTGA
- a CDS encoding Transcription factor IIIA, with translation MAAAMPEMVDSGVNKKRPAPDVDLDDSLEIESTQAWGTPSRKTKKPRFRSMADDQSDYDYALSTAASIADTDVNTTTVADTETPHTDATSTRSRSKPREKKYKCTFADCDKAFDRPIRLQSHINSHTGTRPHLCSEDGCDKSFVKPEHLNRHMKEKHSDQSFVCDYQVHRDDIGTLGPCDKVFESSTKLKRHRAVHEQKEDTTCSWEGCGKVFRKQETLQRHIKSVHLGEDSFMCSRESADGEACGQCFATVSQLKSHHLREHDVPKYVCELCTNAMVLPVEDLSPGAEELDAAFLPTAEDLQQAGDDFDSNIIGSLSLAETAPASMNHPGAVVAFPTYHDLQRHLKAVHPPTCNQCGKVRRSQKDLTAHMEIEHDGPARPAVEKKFLCPYEGCSRAEPGNGFSKKGNMEVHIKGSHTKIKEFICGQFDLKGAKKVQGWNGYGCGQALGTKQALIGHVRTQHMGLAAEVGKRTGLKDKDRKRKVKFQQQDDEEDKDSAMAMDTEDSPASPPSRALAALTGYGYDEIRPYACLLEGGWRGCQGRFPNEHQLCTHMELTHGWNVDDINEAIERGHTRPGGDDNAFGRRLEGDLGAAMSMPTSTDATTEAMIDPQLGEGMVA, from the coding sequence ATGGCCGCTGCAATGCCCGAGATGGTGGACAGCGGTGTCAACAAGAAACGACCCGCTCCAGACGTCGATCTGGACGACTCGCTGGAGATCGAGTCGACGCAAGCATGGGGCACGCCGTCCAGGAAGACGAAGAAGCCTCGATTCCGCTCCATGGCCGATGACCAGTCCGACTACGACTACGCCTTGTCCACGGCAGCATCCATCGCCGACACCGACGTCAACACCACCACTGTGGCCGACACGGAGACACCACACACCGACGCCACCAGCACCCGCAGCAGGAGTAAGCCGCGGGAAAAGAAGTACAAATGCACGTTCGCGGACTGTGACAAGGCATTCGACCGTCCCATCCGCCTGCAGTCGCACATCAACTCACACACCGGTACTCGGCCTCACCTATGTTCCGAAGATGGCTGTGACAAGAGTTTCGTTAAGCCGGAGCACCTCAATCGCCACATGAAGGAAAAGCACAGTGACCAGAGCTTCGTTTGTGACTATCAAGTCCACCGAGATGACATTGGCACCCTCGGACCGTGTGACAAAGTCTTTGAGTCGTCGACCAAGCTCAAACGCCACAGAGCCGTGCACGAGCAAAAAGAGGACACGACCTGCAGTTGGGAGGGCTGCGGAAAGGTGTTTCGGAAGCAGGAAACCTTACAGAGACACATCAAATCGGTTCACCTGGGGGAGGACTCCTTCATGTGCAGCCGCGAGTCTGCAGATGGCGAAGCTTGCGGACAGTGTTTTGCGACAGTTAGTCAGCTGAAGAGCCATCACCTACGGGAGCACGACGTACCAAAGTATGTCTGCGAGCTTTGCACCAACGCCATGGTGTTGCCGGTCGAAGATCTATCACCCGGTGCTGAGGAGCTCGATGCTGCCTTTCTGCCGACCGCTGAGGATCTGCAGCAAGCCGGAGACGACTTCGACTCGAACATCATTGGCAGTCTATCTCTTGCGGAAACAGCCCCAGCCAGCATGAATCACCCAGGAGCTGTCGTCGCTTTTCCTACCTACCACGATCTCCAACGCCATCTCAAGGCTGTGCATCCGCCGACTTGTAACCAGTGTGGCAAGGTCCGCAGGAGCCAGAAAGACCTCACTGCCCACATGGAAATCGAGCATGATGGTCCGGCTAGGCCTGCTGTGGAGAAGAAGTTTTTGTGTCCGTACGAGGGCTGCAGTCGAGCCGAACCTGGCAATGGCTTCTCGAAGAAGGGCAACATGGAGGTTCACATCAAAGGTTCACACACAAAAATCAAGGAGTTCATCTGCGGGCAGTTCGACCTCAAGGGCGCCAAAAAGGTGCAAGGGTGGAATGGGTATGGCTGTGGTCAAGCTCTTGGGACGAAGCAAGCCCTCATTGGCCATGTCCGTACGCAGCACATGGGTCTCGCGGCTGAGGTTGGGAAGCGCACAGGCCTGAAGGATAAAGACCGGAAGAGGAAGGTCAAATTCCAGCAGCAAGATGATGAAGAGGATAAGGACTCTGCAATGGCGATGGATACAGAAGACTCGCCAGCCTCTCCTCCAAGCAGAGCCCTCGCTGCTCTCACCGGTTACGGATACGACGAGATACGTCCGTACGCTTGTCTTCTGGAGGGTGGCTGGCGTGGCTGCCAAGGGAGGTTCCCCAACGAACACCAATTGTGTACCCACATGGAGCTCACCCATGGCTGGAACGTCGACGACATCAACGAGGCTATCGAGCGAGGTCACACTCGCCCTGGAGGAGACGACAATGCTTTCGGACGTAGGCTTGAAGGTGATCTTGGCGCGGCAATGAGCATGCCAACGTCTACGGATGCTACGACCGAGGCAATGATCGACCCACAGCTCGGTGAGGGTATGGTTGCATAG